The Anolis sagrei isolate rAnoSag1 chromosome Y, rAnoSag1.mat, whole genome shotgun sequence genome contains a region encoding:
- the LOC137095663 gene encoding zinc finger protein 436-like, producing MYFTRGEWDFQDLGQGVFYKEVLLENYGNVASLATMPPSVAYQETPPPMASWEAAKQIVEKQEFEGQNGVSKPKGDQSKNEKKKPPTPLGRKIGETLAPEPSQAKCPTCGKAFKYKLHLNIHFRVHTGEKPYACPYQCLECGKSFSQHGHLHSHQRIHNRERPYKCTECGKGFSQRGHLYSHQRIHTKEKPYKCTECGKSFSQRGHLYLHQRIHTKEKPYKCLECGKSFSQRGHLYLHQRIHTKEKPYKCLECGKCFSQSGHLHSHERTHMGVKPYKCLECGKCFSQSRYLHSHERTHTGVKPYKCMECGKCFSQSRYLHSHERTHTGVKPYKCMECGKCFSQQGHVYAHQRTHTGEKPYKCVECGKTPQNKRSE from the exons ATGTATTTCACTCGAGGGGAATGGGATTTTCAGGATCTGGGCCAGGGGGTCTTCTACAAGGAGGTCCTGTTGGAGAATTATGGGAATGTTGCCTCTTTGGCCACCATGCCCCCAAGTGTAGCCTACcaggaaacccccccccccatggcatcCTGGGAAGCAGCCAAACAGATTGTGGAGAAGCAGGAGTTTGAGGGCCAAAATGGGGTGTCCAAGCCGAAGGGGGACCAGTCCAAGAACGAGAAGAAGAAGCCTCCCACCCCGCTAGGCCGCAAGATAGGGGAGACTTTGGCCCCAGAGCCCAGCCAGGCAAAGTGCCCCACCTGTGGGAAGGCCTTCAAGTACAAGTTGCACCTGAACATCCACTTCCGggtccacactggggagaaaccctacgcCTGC CCTTACCAGTGCctggagtgcgggaagagcttcagcCAGCACGGGCACCTCCACTCCCACCAGAGGATCCACAACCGGGAGAGGCCCTACAAATGCACCGAGTGCGGGAAGGGCTTCAGCCAGCGGGGTCACCTCTACTCCCACCAGAGAATCCACACTAAAGAGAAACCTTACAAGTGCACcgagtgcgggaagagcttcagcCAGCGGGGCCACCTCTATTTGCACCAGAGGATCCACACCAAGGAGAAGCCCTACAAGTGCctggagtgcgggaagagcttcagcCAGCGGGGCCACCTCTATTTGCACCAGAGGATCCACACCAAGGAGAAGCCCTACAAGTGCCTGGAGTGCGGGAAGTGCTTCAGCCAGAGTGGGCACCTCCACTCGCACGAGAGGACCCACATGGGAGTGAAGCCCTacaagtgcctggagtgtgggaagtgcTTCAGCCAGAGCAGGTACCTCCACTCACACGAGAGGACCCACACGGGAGTGAAGCCCTACAAGTGCATGGAGTGTGGGAAGTGCTTCAGCCAGAGCAGGTACCTCCACTCACACGAGAGGACCCACACGGGAGTGAAGCCCTACAAGTGCATGGAGTGTGGGAAGTGCTTCAGCCAGCAGGGGCACGTCTATGCGCACcagaggacccacacaggggagaagccctacaaGTGCGTGGAGTGTGGGAAGACACCACAAAATAAAAGGTCTGAATGA